Proteins encoded within one genomic window of Rhododendron vialii isolate Sample 1 chromosome 1a, ASM3025357v1:
- the LOC131325389 gene encoding ankyrin repeat-containing protein BDA1-like: MEELLCNAAIRGDLKSLHEIIAKDNYILDKVLVGCFKGKNPLHVATSTGQSEFVLKLLEIKPKVAEVIDTELGAALHIATANGDGKIVEALVELSPEMCMARDRDGYNPLHIAAMKDKVDILKKLVQTCPRAAQVIVDRGNTILHLCVNYNQLESLQLLLEMIRDRKFKHSTDDNGNTILHIAAFNKRREIVEHLLNSTTIHVNEINEANRTAMDLFLSVQNRPHKDEVDVCIKKFLREAGAKGHKQMWVITPSHGWERVMQTLMVVATLFATMTFQVGVNPPGDVWQDDLKEHLAGEAILAYKYSKSYSCFVYFNTVGFLVYDFNFIAPTVYCGKATTFSGVGSPRDVIMNDYDHGVCLYIFRHCRLTEAYGGRNQYHYGCELPSETKDVQGKDVQIS; the protein is encoded by the exons atGGAAGAACTGCTCTGTAATGCAGCAATAAGAGGGGATTTGAAATCGCTACACGAAATAATTGCAAAGGATAATTATATATTGGATAAAGTTTTGGTGGGATGtttcaaagggaaaaatccTCTTCACGTGGCTACATCAACAGGGCAATCAGAATTTGTTCTAAAACTTCTGGAAATTAAACCAAAGGTTGCTGAAGTTATAGATACGGAACTAGGCGCGGCTCTTCACATAGCAACCGCTAATGGGGACGGAAAGATTGTGGAAGCTTTAGTGGAGCTTAGCCCTGAGATGTGCATGGCTCGTGATCGAGATGGTTATAATCCTCTTCATATCGCTGCGATGAAAGACAAGGTTGACATATTGAAAAAGTTGGTTCAAACTTGTCCCCGCGCTGCTCAAGTCATTGTAGATCGAGGCAACACCATTTTACACTTGTGTGTAAACTATAATCAGCTTGAGAGTTTGCAACTATTGCTGGAGATGATTAGAGATCGCAAATTTAAACACTCTACAGATGACAATGGCAATACCATATTACACATAGCTGCTTTCAATAAGCGTCGTGAG ATTGTCGAACATCTACTCAATAGTACAACAATACATGTGAATGAAATAAATGAAGCGAATCGGACGGCGATGGATCTTTTTTTATCTGTGCAAAATCGTCCACATAAGGATGAAGTGGATGTCTGTATCAAAAAATTCCTACGTGAAGCTGGGGCTAAAGGACATAAACAAATGTGGGTGATAACTCCGTCTCATGGGTGGGAGAGAGTAATGCAGACATTAATGGTTGTAGCAACGCTGTTTGCGACAATGACATTTCAAGTGGGAGTGAACCCTCCGGGCGATGTTTGGCAAGACGATTTAAAAGAACACCTTGCCGGAGAAGCTATACTTGCTTATAAATATTCGAAATCGTATTCGTGCTTCGTGTATTTCAACACGGTAGGATTCCTCGTCTACGACTTTAATTTTATTGCTCCTACTGTCTACTGTGGCAAGGCCACGACGTTTTCAGGGGTGGGTTCCCCCCGTGATGTCATTATGAACGATTATGACCACGGCGTTTGCTTATACATATTCCGTCATTGTCGTCTCACCGAAGCATATGGTGGCCGTAACCAATACCATTATGGTTGCGAATTACCGTCCGAGACGAAAGATGTCCAGGGAAAGGATGTCCAGATTAGCTAG
- the LOC131317463 gene encoding ankyrin repeat-containing protein BDA1-like, translated as MEELLCDAAMRGDLESLHEIIAKDNYILDKVLVGSFKGKNPLHVATSIGQAEFVQKLLEIKPKLAKVLDTKLGAALHIASANGDVMIVEALVELSPEMCMARNRDGNNPLHIAAMEGKVDVLKKLVETCPLAAQVILDRGDTILHLCVKYNQLECLRLLLEIIRDPDFVQSKDANGNTMLHLAVFSKRFQFASHFYMFPVNPDERNLRSIYVFQIVERVLKSTRIDVDAPNGAGWTAMDIYFFVRNRSHRHEVDVWIEKFLRRAGARRRREMLVFTSQSQEKLMQTVMVVSSLFATMAFQVGVNPPGGVWQDNFKGHIAGKAMLADEYPNSYACFMFFNTVGFLLSLFLILSILATAVPVTRNPRGLLLPVISWLTIMTTAFAYTYSIIVVSPKHMMAVTNTILVSVIVWAFVMILLAVEVVAAFELSRSKKDWEMMSRLAS; from the exons ATGGAGGAATTGCTCTGTGACGCAGCTATGAGAGGGGATCTAGAATCGCTACACGAAATAATTGCAAAGGATAATTACATTCTGGATAAAGTTTTGGTGGGAAGTTTCAAAGGAAAAAACCCGCTTCACGTGGCTACATCAATAGGGCAAGCAGAATTTGTTCAAAAACTTCTGGAAATTAAACCAAAGCTTGCCAAAGTTTTAGATACGAAACTAGGAGCAGCCCTTCACATAGCATCCGCTAATGGAGACGTCATGATTGTGGAAGCTTTAGTGGAGCTTAGTCCTGAGATGTGCATGGCTCGTAATCGAGATGGTAATAACCCTCTTCATATCGCTGCAATGGAAGGCAAGGTCGACGTATTGAAAAAGTTGGTTGAAACCTGCCCCCTGGCAGCTCAAGTTATTTTAGATCGAGGCGACACCATTTTACACTTGTGTGTAAAGTATAATCAGCTTGAGTGTCTCCGACTATTGCTAGAGATTATTAGAGATCCCGATTTCGTACAATCTAAGGACGCCAATGGTAATACCATGTTACACCTAGCTGTTTTCAGTAAGCGTTTTCAG tttgcaTCACATTTTTACATGTTTCCTGTTAATCCTGATGAGAGAAATTTaagaa GTATCTACGTTTTTCAGATTGTCGAACGTGTACTCAAGAGTACTAGAATAGATGTGGATGCACCTAATGGAGCTGGGTGGACAGCGATGGATATTTATTTCTTTGTGCGAAATCGTTCACATAGGCATGAAGTGGATGTGTGGATCGAAAAATTCCTACGTAGAGCTGGGGCTAGAAGACGTAGAGAGATGTTGGTGTTCACGTCTCAAAGCCAGGAGAAATTAATGCAGACAGTAATGGTTGTATCATCTCTTTTTGCAACAATGGCATTCCAAGTGGGGGTGAACCCTCCAGGCGGTGTTTGGCAAGACAATTTCAAAGGACACATTGCTGGAAAAGCTATGCTTGCTGATGAATATCCGAATTCATATGCGTGCTTCATGTTTTTCAACACGGTAGGATTCCTTCTGTCTTTGTTTTTAATCTTATCGATCCTAGCGACAGCTGTGCCAGTGACAAGAAATCCTCGGGGGTTGCTTCTACCTGTCATCTCGTGGTTGACGATCATGACCACGGCGTTCGCTTATACATATTCCATCATTGTTGTCTCACCGAAGCATATGATGGCCGTAACCAATACCATTTTGGTTTCTGTAATCGTGTGGGCCTTTGTGATGATACTTTTGGCCGTAGAGGTCGTGGCTGCCTTTGAGCTTTCCAGATCAAAGAAGGACTGGGAAATGATGTCCAGATTAGCTAGCTAG
- the LOC131325400 gene encoding ankyrin repeat-containing protein BDA1-like isoform X2: MEELLGDAAIRGDLESLHSIIAKDNYILDKILVGSFKWKNSLHQAISTGQVEYVQNLLEIKPQLAEVVDVELGAALHIASTNGDLKIVEALVELSPEMCMARDRDGNNPLHIAVMKGKVNVLKKLVQTCPHAAQVIVDRGDTILHLCVNYNQLESLQLLLEMIGDPEFPHSWDVNGNIILHIAVFSKRPDLGGRRWIFISLCKIVIGKKWILVSKTC; encoded by the exons ATGGAGGAATTGCTCGGTGATGCAGCTATAAGAGGAGATCTAGAATCGCTACACAGCATCATTGCAAAGGATAATTACATTCTGGATAAAATTTTGGTGGGAAGTTTCAAATGGAAAAATTCGCTTCACCAAGCTATATCAACCGGGCAAGTGGAATATGTTCAAAACCTTCTGGAAATCAAACCACAGCTTGCTGAAGTTGTAGATGTGGAACTAGGCGCGGCCCTTCACATAGCGTCCACTAATGGGGACTTAAAGATTGTGGAAGCTTTAGTGGAGCTTAGCCCTGAGATGTGCATGGCTCGTGATCGAGATGGTAATAACCCTCTTCATATTGCTGTGATGAAAGGCAAGGTTAACGTATTAAAAAAGTTGGTTCAAACTTGCCCCCACGCAGCTCAAGTTATTGTAGATCGAGGCGACACAATTTTGCACTTGTGTGTGAACTATAATCAGCTTGAGAGTCTGCAACTATTGCTAGAGATGATCGGAGATCCCGAATTTCCTCACTCTTGGGATGTCAATGGCAATATCATATTACACATAGCTGTTTTCAGTAAACGTCCCGAT TTGGGTGGACGACGATGGATATTTATTTCTTTGTGCAAAATCGTCATCGGGAAGAAGTGGATCCTTGTATCCAAAACTTGCTAG
- the LOC131325400 gene encoding ankyrin repeat-containing protein BDA1-like isoform X3: MEELLGDAAIRGDLESLHSIIAKDNYILDKILVGSFKWKNSLHQAISTGQVEYVQNLLEIKPQLAEVVDVELGAALHIASTNGDLKIVEALVELSPEMCMARDRDGNNPLHIAVMKGKVNVLKKLVQTCPHAAQVIVDRGDTILHLCVNYNQLESLQLLLEMIGDPEFPHSWDVNGNIILHIAVFSKRPDY; encoded by the exons ATGGAGGAATTGCTCGGTGATGCAGCTATAAGAGGAGATCTAGAATCGCTACACAGCATCATTGCAAAGGATAATTACATTCTGGATAAAATTTTGGTGGGAAGTTTCAAATGGAAAAATTCGCTTCACCAAGCTATATCAACCGGGCAAGTGGAATATGTTCAAAACCTTCTGGAAATCAAACCACAGCTTGCTGAAGTTGTAGATGTGGAACTAGGCGCGGCCCTTCACATAGCGTCCACTAATGGGGACTTAAAGATTGTGGAAGCTTTAGTGGAGCTTAGCCCTGAGATGTGCATGGCTCGTGATCGAGATGGTAATAACCCTCTTCATATTGCTGTGATGAAAGGCAAGGTTAACGTATTAAAAAAGTTGGTTCAAACTTGCCCCCACGCAGCTCAAGTTATTGTAGATCGAGGCGACACAATTTTGCACTTGTGTGTGAACTATAATCAGCTTGAGAGTCTGCAACTATTGCTAGAGATGATCGGAGATCCCGAATTTCCTCACTCTTGGGATGTCAATGGCAATATCATATTACACATAGCTGTTTTCAGTAAACGTCCCGAT TACTGA
- the LOC131325400 gene encoding ankyrin repeat-containing protein BDA1-like isoform X1, which produces MEELLGDAAIRGDLESLHSIIAKDNYILDKILVGSFKWKNSLHQAISTGQVEYVQNLLEIKPQLAEVVDVELGAALHIASTNGDLKIVEALVELSPEMCMARDRDGNNPLHIAVMKGKVNVLKKLVQTCPHAAQVIVDRGDTILHLCVNYNQLESLQLLLEMIGDPEFPHSWDVNGNIILHIAVFSKRPDIVRYVLNSTEINVNAFNEVGWTTMDIYFFVQNRHREEVDPCIQNLLDAARAKRRLHMLVLTPS; this is translated from the exons ATGGAGGAATTGCTCGGTGATGCAGCTATAAGAGGAGATCTAGAATCGCTACACAGCATCATTGCAAAGGATAATTACATTCTGGATAAAATTTTGGTGGGAAGTTTCAAATGGAAAAATTCGCTTCACCAAGCTATATCAACCGGGCAAGTGGAATATGTTCAAAACCTTCTGGAAATCAAACCACAGCTTGCTGAAGTTGTAGATGTGGAACTAGGCGCGGCCCTTCACATAGCGTCCACTAATGGGGACTTAAAGATTGTGGAAGCTTTAGTGGAGCTTAGCCCTGAGATGTGCATGGCTCGTGATCGAGATGGTAATAACCCTCTTCATATTGCTGTGATGAAAGGCAAGGTTAACGTATTAAAAAAGTTGGTTCAAACTTGCCCCCACGCAGCTCAAGTTATTGTAGATCGAGGCGACACAATTTTGCACTTGTGTGTGAACTATAATCAGCTTGAGAGTCTGCAACTATTGCTAGAGATGATCGGAGATCCCGAATTTCCTCACTCTTGGGATGTCAATGGCAATATCATATTACACATAGCTGTTTTCAGTAAACGTCCCGAT ATTGTCAGATATGTGCTTAACAGTACTGAAATAAATGTGAATGCATTTAATGAAGTTGGGTGGACGACGATGGATATTTATTTCTTTGTGCAAAATCGTCATCGGGAAGAAGTGGATCCTTGTATCCAAAACTTGCTAGATGCAGCTAGGGCTAAAAGACGCCTACATATGTTGGTGTTAACTCCATCTTAA
- the LOC131325414 gene encoding ankyrin repeat-containing protein BDA1-like, with protein sequence MRGDLESLHEIIAKDNYILDKVLVGCFKGKNPLHVAISTGQAEFALKLLEIKPKLAEVIDTELGTALHIASANGDVKIVEALAKLSPEMCMARDRDGYNPLHIAAMKGKVDVLKKLVQTRPCAAQVIVDRGDTILHLCVNYNQLESLQLLLEMIRDPEFPHSWDANGNTILHIAVFNKRSEIVKHVLNSTEINVNAFNEAGWTAMDINFFVQSRHDEEVDPCIQNLLGAAGAKRRTHMLVLTPSPRAKKLMPTLMVVSSLFATMAFQVGVNPPGGVWQEDSEDHLAGKAILAYKYRKSYSCFMYFNTVGFLLSLFLILLLLVSVVPAPRSHWGWVLPITSVMTIMTTAFAYTYSVIVVSPKHMAAEIIIILASVIVWAYSMLSFAGEAAIMHAPKKARERISRIFRARPRLLPNAVGENVSSTV encoded by the exons ATGAGAGGGGATTTGGAATCGCTACATGAAATAATTGCAAAGGATAATTACATTCTGGATAAAGTTTTGGTGGGATGtttcaaagggaaaaatccGCTTCATGTGGCTATATCAACAGGGCAAGCAGAGTTTGCTCTAAAACTTCTAGAAATTAAACCAAAGCTTGCTGAAGTTATAGATACAGAACTAGGCACGGCTCTTCACATAGCATCTGCTAATGGGGACGTAAAGATTGTGGAAGCTTTAGCGAAGCTCAGCCCTGAGATGTGCATGGCTCGTGATCGAGATGGTTATAACCCTCTTCATATTGCTGCAATGAAAGGTAAGGTCGATGTATTGAAAAAGTTGGTTCAAACCCGCCCCTGCGCAGCTCAAGTTATTGTAGATCGAGGCGACACCATTTTGCACTTATGTGTAAACTATAATCAACTTGAAAGTCTGCAACTATTGTTAGAGATGATCAGAGATCCCGAATTTCCCCACTCTTGGGATGCCAATGGCAATACCATATTACACATAGCTGTTTTCAATAAGCGTTCTGAG ATTGTCAAACATGTACTTAATAGTACTGAAATAAATGTGAATGCATTTAATGAAGCTGGGTGGACGGCGATGGATATTAATTTCTTTGTGCAAAGTCGTCATGATGAAGAAGTGGATCCTTGTATCCAGAACTTGCTAGGTGCAGCTGGGGCTAAAAGACGAACACATATGTTGGTTTTAACTCCGTCTCCAAGGGCAAAGAAACTAATGCCGACATTAATGGTTGTATCATCATTGTTTGCAACAATGGCATTTCAAGTGGGGGTGAACCCTCCGGGTGGTGTTTGGCAAGAAGATTCAGAAGACCACTTAGCCGGAAAAGCTATACTTGCGTATAAATATCGGAAATCATATTCGTGCTTCATGTATTTCAACACGGTAGGATTCCTTCTATCTTTGTTTTTAATCTTATTGCTCCTAGTATCTGTTGTGCCAGCGCCAAGAAGTCATTGGGGGTGGGTTCTACCTATAACGTCGGTTATGACGATCATGACCACAGCATTTGCTTATACATATTCCGTCATTGTTGTCTCACCGAAGCATATGGCAGCTGAAATTATAATCATTTTGGCTTCTGTGATCGTGTGGGCCTATTCGATGTTAAGTTTTGCGGGAGAGGCCGCGATTATGCATGCACCAAAGAAGGCCAGGGAAAGGATTTCAAGAATATTTAGGGCTAGGCCGAGACTTCTTCCAAATGCAGTTGGCGAGAACGTGTCCAGTACTGTTTGA